A stretch of the Lolium perenne isolate Kyuss_39 chromosome 3, Kyuss_2.0, whole genome shotgun sequence genome encodes the following:
- the LOC127314626 gene encoding RING-H2 finger protein ATL39, producing MNTPTSWLFADNSRYSNRSRLLFIGLSFAIGIATFLLYLAIWYVCTRRRRSQRLIAAGAEDQEASAASPGPGRRGMSDAAIAALPTFTYELPAVDVVPGDVDDANEAAADCAVCLGQVEAGEMVRRLPKCAHLFHAECIDAWLRAHCTCPMCRAPVGPPTAAASKKDGTPPADGIATAELLPPV from the coding sequence ATGAACACGCCCACCTCATGGCTCTTCGCCGACAACTCGAGGTACAGCAACCGGTCGCGGCTGCTCTTCATCGGCCTCTCCTTCGCCATCGGCATCGCCACCTTCCTCCTCTACCTCGCCATCTGGTACGTCTGCACCCGCCGCAGACGCAGCCAACGCCTGATCGCCGCGGGCGCGGAGGACCAGGAGGCCAGCGCCGCCTCGCCGGGGCCCGGGCGCCGCGGCATGAGCGACGCCGCCATCGCCGCGCTCCCGACCTTCACGTACGAGCTCCCCGCCGTCGACGTTGTCCCAGGGGACGTGGACGACGCGAATGAGGCGGCGGCGGACTGCGCGGTGTGCCTCGGGCAGGTGGAGGCCGGCGAGATGGTGCGGCGCCTCCCCAAGTGCGCGCATTTGTTCCACGCCGAGTGCATCGACGCCTGGCTGCGCGCGCACTGCACCTGCCCCATGTGCCGCGCCCCCGTCGGcccgcccaccgccgccgcctccaagAAAGACGGCACCCCGCCGGCCGATGGTATAGCGACGGCAGAGTTGCTGCCACCTGTCTAG